AGTACTGGCGATTGCCAATACACTGCCTGGGCCAATTGCAACGAAGTTGGCTGGATATTTAGGCTATCGATTGAAAGGAACAGGGGGCGCGGTTATCGGACTGCTAGCGCATATTGTTCCAACTTGTGTCGCTATGGTGGGGTTGTATTCGTTCATTAATTTCTTTAGTAATTCGCAAGTTATTAAAGGGATGATTGCCGCGGTAGTGCCGATTGTGGCTGTTATGCTGGGGGTCATGGCCTATGAGTTTGGCGAGAAAGCGATCAAGGGATTAGGCTGGGCAGCAGGCATTACTTTCTTTGTTATCTCTTTCCTGCTGTTGCAGACTTTCGCGGTGCATCCGGCTATTGTGATTTTCTTGTTTCTCTTTTACGGTGCTTTTCATCATAAGGTAAAGGACAAGTGGAACAAAGGCAAGAAGCAGCTTGGCAAAGGTGATGGCGCATGATGGACTGGTGGCAGTTATTCGTTAGTTTTTTCCTGGCTAATGTATTCGGATATGGCGGCGGGCCTTCATCGATTCCTCTGATGTATCAAGAAATTGTGCCGAATCATGCGTGGATGACGAGCAGTGAGTTTTCCAATATGCTAGCGCTCGGAAACGCGCTCCCCGGTCCGATTGCAACGAAGATTGCGGCATATGTCGGCTTCCAAATCGGGGGTTGGGTGGGTGTGTTGATTGCTGTCGGGGCAACGGTCGTTCCGTCGATTATTGCGCTTATTATTTTGCTTAATATTTTGCATAAATATAAACAATCCCCTGTTATTAAAGGGATGACATTGCTGGTTCAGCCAGTGATTGCGATTATGATGGTATTGGTTACGTGGAGCAGTTTGGTGGAATCGACAAAGACGATTGGCTACCTCCAATTTTTTGGAATTGCGGCAGTTGCCTTCTACCTGATTCAGAAACGAAAGATACATCCTGCCTTTGTTATTGTCGCTGGCTTCGTCTACGGCGGGATTTTTCTATCGTAAGTGACGGGAGAATTTGGATGGAAGCACAAAGTTGAAACCATTTTTCGTACATATAGCTAATTCGATGTGATGTTAATTGACGTAAATTTAACCTGAACGTATAGTGAGGAAAATAGGTGCAAAGCAGGCATTTCGATTTCTTATAAGACGGTATCCAGAAACAGCATATCCCTGGTTGGGAGATGCTGTTTTGAGTATATAAGGGTCTTTTTAGGACGGAAAAGGAGGGGCTCATATGAATAAAACAGAGGCTTATTCCGTTGAAATGGTTCAAATCGTCAAACAATTTGGTTCCGTGCTAGCTAACAATCAGGTAGATTTCCGGGCAAAAGCTGGAGAGATTCATGCCTTGCTAGGGGAGAATGGCGCAGGGAAAAGCACGATGATGTGCATGCTCTCGGGCGTATATCGACCAACCAGCGGAGATATTCTGATCCGTGGAGAGAAGGTGCGCATTCGCTCTCCCAAGGATGCGATGAAGCAGGGGATTGACATGGTGTTTCAGAATTTTCGGCTTGTGCAGACGCTAACGGCAGCCGAAAATATTGTGCTTGGTGAGACCTCCTCCTTCTGGCGAGGCCCGGGTTGGCTCGCAAGGAAGTCCGAGGAAATCGAGGCGATCTCGCAGCATTTTGGTCTACCGTTCCCGGTAGATCGGCCGATCTGGCAGTTATCCGTGGGGGAGCAGCAGCGGGTTGAGATTGTGAAGACGCTGTATCGCGGCGCGGATTTGATTATTTTGGATGAGCCGACCTCGGTGTTGACGCCAGGTGAGGTCGATCAATTGTTTGAGACGCTGAACCGGATGACATCGGAAGGCAAAACGGTTATTATGACGACGCACAAGTTGAAGGAAGTCATGTTTGCCGCGGATCGGATCTCGGTGATGCGCAAAGGTCAAATGATTGCCGCCATGGCGAAATCAGCCACAAGTGAACGGGATTTGGCGCAGCTCATGGTCGGTCAAGAGAGCCTGGTGAGCCTGGAAAGCCGAGCTGTCGTAAGAGAGACAACACAAGGCAATCCAATGCTTGTGGTGAATGGTCTTGATGTATATGCGGATCATGGACGCAAAGTGCTGGATGGGCTTTATTTTCAAGTGAATGAAGGTGAAATTGTCGGCGTGGCCGGAGTCTCCGGCAATGGACAAAAAGAGCTGGCTGAGGTGCTCACAGGGCTGCGTACATGGAAGCAGGGCGAAGTCAGTTTCGCTGGAAAGGCCTTACGCAATGGATCGGTGCGCACAGCGATTGACCTGGGAATCGCCCATGTGCCGGAGAATCGCATGAAGAGCGGTTTGGCTGGCAGCCTGGGTTCGGTGGATAACCTGCTGGTCAAAACGTATCGCTCCCAAGCGCGCTCACGATTCGGCTTGTTGCGCGCGGGGAGCAACCGGAGTTGGTCGCAGAAGCTTATTGAACGATTTGATGTGAAGACATCCAGTCTGGAGGCGCCTGTTCAATATATGTCGGGGGGCAACCAACAGAAGCTGCTTTTGGCCAGAGAGATCGATCAAGATCCGAAGCTCATGGTCGCTGTACATCCGACACAAGGGCTTGATGTTGGAGCTACGGCGGGTGTTCATGCGTTATTGGAGGATCTGCGGAGGAAGGGACGTTCGGTGCTGCTGATTTCGGAGGATCTGGATGAAATACTGCATTTGGCTGATCGGATTCTCGTGATGTACGGTGGGCGTATTGTGGGTGATTTATTGCGGGAAGAAGCGGACCGGGAATATATTGGTCTGTTAATGGCAGGATCGGAGGAGGATGCGGGATGAGTGAACAACAAACAGCAGGCGCACTTCCAGTTGACAATAAAGCTGTGAAACGCGAAACAAGCTTTCGGATGCCCTACCGTTTGGAGATTGATCCAACTGGGCGCGACAGTCCATGGTGGGTAACACTTGCTGCAATTATACTGGCGCTTATCGCCTGCGGCATCTTTATCTCTCTTAATGGCATGAATCCCATTGCGGTCTACGGCAAAATGCTGAACGGAGCATTCGGCTCCACCTTCGGGCTGACTGAGACTCTGGTGAAGGCAATTCCGCTTCTGCTGTGCGGCATCGGGGTATCTTTTGCTTACCGCATCTCGGTATGGAACATTGGGGCGGAAGGGCAGTTTTTGGCGGGAGCGATGGCAGCAACGGCAATTACGGTTTATTTTCCACATTTGCCGATGTACGTGTCTATTCCGGTTATGCTATTGGCAAGTATGGCAGCAGGAGGTGTCTGGGGTTTGCTTACGGCGATTCCAAAGACCTTTTTTCAAGTCAATGAACTCATCACTTCGTTAATGCTCAATTATGTGGCTCTGCTTGCCTTGAATTATGCCGTATTCGGTCCGTGGAAAGATCCAAAAGGCTTTAACTTCCCAGGATCACCAATGTTTACAGCTGCACAATCGCTGCCTACTTGGGGGACTTCCAGGCTGCATTTGGGGATTATTTTCGCGGTGGCAGCGCTGCTGCTTTATGCTTTTGTGATTCGCTATACGCGTTATGGCTATGAATTGCGTCTGATTGGTGCGAATGCGGAAGCCGCGAGGCATGCAGGAATTCGTATTTCCAAACATGTACTTATCGTAATGATGATCAGCGGCGCATTGGCCGGACTTGCAGGAATGAGCGAGGTTTCCGGTGTGGCGCATCGCCTTATGTATGGGATATCACCTGGGTATGGTTACACGGCTATTATTGTCGCTTGGTTGGCAAAGCTGAATCCGCTGAGTTTAGTAGTCTCGTCAGTGCTCTTCGGAGGGCTGATTGTGGGTGGTTATAGTGTGCAAACGATTGGACTTCCGTCATCGACTTCATCCATGATTCAAGGGGCTATTCTGTTTTTCCTCATTGCGGGGGGAATGGCCGGGAAATTCCGGATACGCAGCAATCGCTGATGAAGTCAGCATCCAATTCACGCTGGAAAGGGGATGACGAGTCGTGGAAATGCTCACACAAATACTGATTTCCGCCATTTCTTCCGGTACTCCGCTGCTTATAGCGGTACTAGGCGGAATTCTGATCGAAAGATCCGGCATTACACAGCTTGGTGCTGAAGGCTTGATGTTGATGGGGGCTGTGATTTCGTGCTTGATGTTTATTCATACAGGCAGTTTGGCGTTGACCCTTCTCTGTGTATTGGCGGTGAGCGGAGTGCTTGGGCTGCTGCATGGGTTTCTATGCGTAACTCTGCATGCCAATCAGGTTGTTTGCGGTTTGGCCATGACGATATTCGGAGCAGGGCTTAGTGCTTATTTGGGTAAACCAGTGAGTGGAAAGCCGCTGGCGGGCGCAGTTCCCAAGCTGGA
Above is a genomic segment from Paenibacillus sp. HWE-109 containing:
- a CDS encoding chromate transporter codes for the protein MANAYVQIGVAMLRTGILGYGGGPSIVPLVRHEAVTRFKWMKDEEFMEVLAIANTLPGPIATKLAGYLGYRLKGTGGAVIGLLAHIVPTCVAMVGLYSFINFFSNSQVIKGMIAAVVPIVAVMLGVMAYEFGEKAIKGLGWAAGITFFVISFLLLQTFAVHPAIVIFLFLFYGAFHHKVKDKWNKGKKQLGKGDGA
- a CDS encoding chromate transporter, which translates into the protein MMDWWQLFVSFFLANVFGYGGGPSSIPLMYQEIVPNHAWMTSSEFSNMLALGNALPGPIATKIAAYVGFQIGGWVGVLIAVGATVVPSIIALIILLNILHKYKQSPVIKGMTLLVQPVIAIMMVLVTWSSLVESTKTIGYLQFFGIAAVAFYLIQKRKIHPAFVIVAGFVYGGIFLS
- a CDS encoding ABC transporter ATP-binding protein; its protein translation is MNKTEAYSVEMVQIVKQFGSVLANNQVDFRAKAGEIHALLGENGAGKSTMMCMLSGVYRPTSGDILIRGEKVRIRSPKDAMKQGIDMVFQNFRLVQTLTAAENIVLGETSSFWRGPGWLARKSEEIEAISQHFGLPFPVDRPIWQLSVGEQQRVEIVKTLYRGADLIILDEPTSVLTPGEVDQLFETLNRMTSEGKTVIMTTHKLKEVMFAADRISVMRKGQMIAAMAKSATSERDLAQLMVGQESLVSLESRAVVRETTQGNPMLVVNGLDVYADHGRKVLDGLYFQVNEGEIVGVAGVSGNGQKELAEVLTGLRTWKQGEVSFAGKALRNGSVRTAIDLGIAHVPENRMKSGLAGSLGSVDNLLVKTYRSQARSRFGLLRAGSNRSWSQKLIERFDVKTSSLEAPVQYMSGGNQQKLLLAREIDQDPKLMVAVHPTQGLDVGATAGVHALLEDLRRKGRSVLLISEDLDEILHLADRILVMYGGRIVGDLLREEADREYIGLLMAGSEEDAG
- a CDS encoding ABC transporter permease, translated to MSEQQTAGALPVDNKAVKRETSFRMPYRLEIDPTGRDSPWWVTLAAIILALIACGIFISLNGMNPIAVYGKMLNGAFGSTFGLTETLVKAIPLLLCGIGVSFAYRISVWNIGAEGQFLAGAMAATAITVYFPHLPMYVSIPVMLLASMAAGGVWGLLTAIPKTFFQVNELITSLMLNYVALLALNYAVFGPWKDPKGFNFPGSPMFTAAQSLPTWGTSRLHLGIIFAVAALLLYAFVIRYTRYGYELRLIGANAEAARHAGIRISKHVLIVMMISGALAGLAGMSEVSGVAHRLMYGISPGYGYTAIIVAWLAKLNPLSLVVSSVLFGGLIVGGYSVQTIGLPSSTSSMIQGAILFFLIAGGMAGKFRIRSNR